The following are from one region of the Silene latifolia isolate original U9 population chromosome 9, ASM4854445v1, whole genome shotgun sequence genome:
- the LOC141598992 gene encoding protein C2-DOMAIN ABA-RELATED 7-like isoform X1 has protein sequence MNPLGVIKITVKRGIDLKVCDAFSSDPYVIIISGSQKLKTRVIKKNCNPVWNDVLTLSVTDPKVPIKLTVFDKDTFTEDDRMGDAIIDIKPYLDCLQMGLGELPLGTAVKKIQPDAHNCLADESKVTWIGKGKMIQDMILKLQHVEKGKVQIQLEWIDLPGCRGLRP, from the exons ATGAATCCATTAGGTGTAATTAAGATTACGGTTAAGAGGGGGATTGATCTTAAAGTTTGTGATGCTTTTTCTAGTGATCCTTATGTTATTATCATCTCCGGTTCACAA AAATTAAAGACTCGAGTAATTAAGAAAAACTGCAACCCTGTGTGGAATGATGTATTAACTCTTTCAGTTACTGATCCTAAAGTTCCAATCAAGCTA ACAGTATTTGACAAAGATACATTCACAGAAGACGACAGGATGGGCGATGCAATAATCGACATCAAACCATACTTAGATTGTCTTCAAATGGGGCTGGGAGAACTCCCCCTCGGAACTGCAGTCAAGAAAATACAGCCTGACGCGCATAATTGCCTAGCGGATGAAAGTAAGGTCACTTGGATCGGCAAAGGGAAGATGATCCAAGACATGATTCTAAAGCTTCAGCATGTTGAGAAGGGTAAAGTTCAAATCCAACTCGAGTGGATTGATCTTCCCGGTTGTAGGGGATTAAGGCCTTAA
- the LOC141598992 gene encoding protein C2-DOMAIN ABA-RELATED 7-like isoform X2: MEGKGFLKIKIQRGINLAVRDAASSDPYVVISMGSQKLKTRVIKKNCNPVWNDVLTLSVTDPKVPIKLTVFDKDTFTEDDRMGDAIIDIKPYLDCLQMGLGELPLGTAVKKIQPDAHNCLADESKVTWIGKGKMIQDMILKLQHVEKGKVQIQLEWIDLPGCRGLRP, translated from the exons atggAGGGGAAAGGATTTCtgaaaataaaaatacaaagagGCATTAATCTTGCTGTTCGTGATGCTGCTAGCAGTGACCCTTATGTTGTTATCTCTATGGGCTCTCAG AAATTAAAGACTCGAGTAATTAAGAAAAACTGCAACCCTGTGTGGAATGATGTATTAACTCTTTCAGTTACTGATCCTAAAGTTCCAATCAAGCTA ACAGTATTTGACAAAGATACATTCACAGAAGACGACAGGATGGGCGATGCAATAATCGACATCAAACCATACTTAGATTGTCTTCAAATGGGGCTGGGAGAACTCCCCCTCGGAACTGCAGTCAAGAAAATACAGCCTGACGCGCATAATTGCCTAGCGGATGAAAGTAAGGTCACTTGGATCGGCAAAGGGAAGATGATCCAAGACATGATTCTAAAGCTTCAGCATGTTGAGAAGGGTAAAGTTCAAATCCAACTCGAGTGGATTGATCTTCCCGGTTGTAGGGGATTAAGGCCTTAA